Proteins encoded within one genomic window of Aquarana catesbeiana isolate 2022-GZ linkage group LG03, ASM4218655v1, whole genome shotgun sequence:
- the LOC141133756 gene encoding nuclear factor 7, ovary-like: MASAALRAELECSVCLKIYTNPVMLRCGHNFCRNCIDRVLDTQERSGSYSCPECKNRLRSRPKVQRNEKLRNIADRFRSSPPCQKKYGVVHKVKKRNEASGNKKKKLGGDLQTLRTKIEETEERVQSLQEHRRVVEEKATGDTKRVKNVFKDIRRWLEDLEKRVLWQFSWQAQQVSLSVLNRIQKLEIKKEELSRKMRHIEELCNMTDPLTVLQESDTGDLCDTEDGDNEDRERHEKLLHDGGGLDMTRILTDLNITFYIKKAADILLDVNTAHNELQISDDRKTVSWSEINPKHPETPERFTGYLLVLSSQIFQSGQHYWDVDVKESIWWRVGMCYPSIDRKVSQGGLGKSNKSWGLLRSIDKYFVRHDSKDTPLSTNISSNRVRVYLDYEAGRISFYDLCDPIRHLHTFTTTFTEPLHAGLCVWRGHLNVCGGGGILRCENSAQKLVTSQEGREGLVK, encoded by the coding sequence atggcgtctgctgctctgagagctgagctggaatgttccgtctgtctgaaaaTTTATACCAATCCTGTAATGCTGCGATGTGGGCACAACTTCTGTCGGaactgtattgatcgtgtgctggatacacaggagcgGTCTGGAagttattcctgtcctgaatgcaaaAATAGGTTGAGGAGTCGTCCTAAAGTGCAGAGGAACGAGAAACTGCGTAACATAGCAGACAGATTCCGGTCTTCTCCACCATGTCAGAAGAAGTATGGAGTCGTCCACAAGGTGAAAAAACGGAATGAGGCTTCTGGGAATAAGAAGAAGAAACTGGGGGGTGATCTGCAGACGCTTCGGACAAAGATAGAAGAGacagaggaaagagtccagagtctgcaggaacacaggagggtcgTAGAAGAAAAAGCCACTGGTGACACCAAGAGAGTAAAGAATGTGTTTAAAGATATCAGGAGATGGctagaagacctggagaagagagttcTGTGGCAATTTTCCTGGCAAGCACAGCAGGTATCTCTCTCTGTGTTGAATAGAATCCAGaagctggaaataaagaaggaggagctgtccaggaaaatgcgtcacattgaggagctgtgtaacatgacggatccactgactgtcttacaggaatcagacacaggtgacttgtgtgatactgaggatggagataatgaggacagagagagacatgagaaacTCCTCCACGATGGAGGGGGTTTGGATATGACCAGGATCTTAACGGACCTAAATATAACTTTCTATATCAAGaaagctgcagacatattactggatgtaaatACAGCTCATAATGAGctacagatatcagatgacaggaaaactgtatcctggTCAGAAATAAACCCGAAacacccagaaacaccagagagatttacAGGTTATCTTCTGGTGTTAAGCAGTCAGATTTTCCAATCAGGTCAACATTACTGGGATGTGGATGTCAAGGAATCAATTTGGTGGAGAGTTGGGATGTGTTACCCGAGCATAGACAGGAAAGTTTCACAGGGAGGATTAGGAAAGTCTAACAAGTCCTGGGGTTTGCTCAGGTCTATAGATAAGTATTTTGTGAGACATGACAGTAAAGATACCCCCTTATCTACAaatatctccagtaacagagtcagggtATACCtagattatgaggccgggcggatctccttttatgatctgtgtgacccgatccgacatctccacaccttcaccaccaccttcactgagcccctccatgctgggttaTGTGTATGGAGAGGTCATTTaaatgtatgtggggggggggggatcctaagATGTGAGAACTCTGCCCAGAAACTGGTGACAtcacaggaagggagggagggattgGTAAAGTGA